The following proteins are encoded in a genomic region of Thioclava nitratireducens:
- a CDS encoding ribonuclease H family protein, which yields MTKVLTEAALPRQNCIVIYTDGSCQPNPGPGAYAAILCRYIDGALMNRMPRSGGAMSTTNIRMKMSAVVAALKPIRRDEPLPIFIFTDSEMIVKGMTDWLPGWIAKGWRNNKGKRVENVDLWQEIARLCEGLDVTFRWERGRSGDPMKQEAHQLAEKTCAIWIQKADEESFCTAA from the coding sequence TTGACAAAAGTACTGACAGAGGCCGCGCTGCCTCGCCAAAACTGCATCGTAATTTACACCGACGGTTCGTGCCAACCGAACCCCGGGCCGGGAGCCTATGCTGCCATTCTGTGCCGCTACATCGACGGCGCACTGATGAACCGTATGCCCCGTTCCGGCGGTGCAATGAGCACCACGAACATTCGGATGAAAATGAGTGCGGTGGTCGCCGCCCTCAAGCCGATCCGCCGCGACGAACCGCTTCCAATCTTCATCTTCACCGACAGCGAGATGATCGTGAAAGGCATGACCGACTGGCTGCCCGGCTGGATCGCCAAAGGGTGGCGCAACAATAAAGGCAAGCGCGTGGAGAATGTCGATCTTTGGCAGGAAATCGCCCGGTTGTGCGAGGGGCTGGACGTCACTTTCCGGTGGGAGCGTGGCCGCTCTGGCGATCCGATGAAGCAAGAGGCCCACCAGCTCGCGGAGAAGACGTGCGCCATCTGGATCCAGAAGGCGGACGAGGAAAGTTTCTGCACTGCCGCTTGA
- a CDS encoding DUF6538 domain-containing protein, producing MALQMAQPYKHPRSGVYYFRQRVPTDLRGILGDKIVSRSLRTKDPATAKLRNIEEVRKQALIWARHRQKPEPLPFQQIVALSGALYRDHMAAMELEPGESQVWSETLSLLDRVAVSPERLTEWYGPTVDNLLLERGLVTDEISRQRLIQEADRTYRQVAEEQLKRSQGDFSPDPRANRFPLLETTEGAPIQQTEGPTIRGIFKLWERDHIAEGKAAKTVGDFRQKIESLIGYVEHDEAQRVTPENIADWCEHLKHDKALSARTVSQKYLAAVKIVFGLAVEKRKLKANPAEDIRVRFGKKVKTRPSGFTDAEAKAILGASLTAPETLGTKRTEENKRAIRWAPWICAFTGARITEATQLRTQDLIEEDGVLCLRITPDAGSVKTGVYRMVPIHPQLLEMGLPDMIRALPPGPIFYSTAFRKKAADPLARARSAGTKVGKWVRDIVKITDPNLQPNHAWRHRFKTVARECKIDLEVRDAIQGHEDGRSASGYGEVSIKAKWEAVKRLPRFQL from the coding sequence ATGGCCTTGCAGATGGCGCAACCTTACAAGCATCCCCGCAGCGGCGTTTACTATTTCCGCCAGCGTGTCCCGACCGATCTTCGCGGGATTCTCGGCGACAAGATCGTCAGCCGCTCCCTCCGCACCAAAGACCCGGCGACGGCAAAACTGCGGAACATTGAAGAAGTCCGGAAACAAGCTCTAATCTGGGCTCGGCATCGTCAGAAGCCCGAACCCCTACCCTTCCAGCAGATCGTTGCACTTTCGGGGGCACTCTATCGCGACCACATGGCGGCGATGGAACTGGAACCCGGAGAGTCCCAAGTCTGGAGCGAAACACTGTCCCTTCTCGACCGCGTAGCGGTTAGCCCTGAAAGGCTGACGGAGTGGTATGGACCCACCGTGGACAACCTCCTCTTAGAACGCGGGCTAGTCACCGATGAGATCAGCCGCCAACGCCTAATCCAAGAAGCTGACAGAACTTACCGGCAGGTGGCAGAGGAGCAGCTTAAGCGGTCTCAGGGGGATTTCAGCCCAGACCCAAGGGCGAACCGTTTCCCACTTTTAGAGACCACAGAAGGAGCCCCCATTCAGCAGACTGAGGGGCCAACGATTCGTGGCATATTCAAGCTCTGGGAGCGCGACCACATCGCGGAAGGCAAGGCCGCGAAGACAGTTGGCGATTTCCGGCAAAAGATCGAGTCCCTGATTGGGTATGTCGAACACGACGAGGCTCAGCGCGTCACACCTGAGAATATCGCTGATTGGTGTGAGCACCTGAAACACGACAAGGCCCTGTCAGCCCGGACAGTCAGCCAGAAGTATCTTGCTGCTGTGAAGATCGTCTTCGGCCTCGCAGTCGAGAAGCGGAAACTGAAAGCCAACCCCGCCGAGGACATAAGAGTGCGCTTCGGCAAGAAGGTGAAGACCCGCCCGTCGGGGTTCACTGATGCGGAAGCCAAGGCGATACTTGGAGCATCCCTCACCGCCCCCGAAACCCTCGGGACCAAACGCACTGAGGAGAACAAACGGGCGATACGGTGGGCACCTTGGATTTGTGCCTTCACGGGAGCGAGGATCACCGAAGCGACCCAGCTTCGCACTCAAGACCTTATCGAGGAAGACGGGGTGCTATGTCTGCGGATTACTCCCGACGCGGGCTCGGTGAAGACGGGGGTCTATCGGATGGTGCCGATCCATCCACAACTCCTAGAAATGGGCTTGCCCGACATGATACGAGCCCTTCCTCCGGGGCCGATCTTTTATAGCACCGCGTTCAGGAAGAAGGCTGCTGATCCTCTGGCCCGAGCCCGAAGTGCGGGGACCAAGGTCGGGAAGTGGGTACGAGACATTGTGAAGATCACTGACCCCAATTTGCAGCCCAACCATGCTTGGCGACACCGCTTCAAAACTGTCGCCAGAGAATGCAAGATTGACTTAGAGGTCCGGGATGCGATCCAAGGCCACGAGGACGGAAGGTCTGCAAGCGGCTACGGGGAAGTATCCATCAAGGCGAAGTGGGAAGCCGTGAAGCGGCTGCCTCGTTTCCAACTCTAG
- the murA gene encoding UDP-N-acetylglucosamine 1-carboxyvinyltransferase, whose product MDSIVVRGNGPLSGQIPIAGAKNACLALMPATLLSDEPLTLTNAPRLSDIRTMTELLASLGAEVTALQEGKVLATSCHGEINPVADYEIVRKMRASNLVLGPLLARLGHAVVSLPGGCAIGARPMDIHVDALAALGAEIELKDGYLHAEAKGGLKGATHEMRFASVGATENFLMAASLAKGTSVLKNAAREPEIVDLAKCLRAMGAQIEGDGTSEIVIEGVDRLHGATHPVVADRIELGTYMLAPAICGGEVECLGGRIDLLESFCEKLDAAGISVEQTHTGLKVARKNGRIRAVDVTTEPFPGFPTDLQAQMMALLCTAEGTSVLEEKIFENRFMHAPELMRMGANIEVHGGHATVHGVDKLKGAPVMATDLRASVSLILAGLAAEGETVVSRVYHLDRGYERVEEKLAGVGAHIERVKAN is encoded by the coding sequence ATGGACAGCATCGTCGTACGCGGCAACGGGCCTCTTTCCGGCCAAATCCCGATCGCGGGGGCGAAGAACGCCTGTCTCGCGCTGATGCCGGCCACGCTTCTGAGCGATGAGCCGCTGACCCTGACCAATGCGCCGCGCCTGTCGGACATCCGCACGATGACCGAATTGCTGGCCTCTCTCGGCGCGGAAGTGACCGCGCTGCAGGAGGGAAAGGTGCTCGCAACCTCGTGCCATGGCGAGATCAACCCGGTCGCGGATTATGAAATCGTGCGCAAGATGCGCGCGTCGAATTTGGTGCTGGGGCCGCTGCTGGCACGTCTGGGCCATGCGGTCGTCTCGCTGCCCGGCGGTTGCGCGATTGGCGCGCGTCCGATGGATATCCATGTCGATGCGCTCGCGGCGCTCGGCGCGGAGATCGAGCTGAAGGACGGCTATCTGCATGCCGAAGCGAAGGGTGGACTGAAAGGCGCGACACATGAGATGCGCTTCGCCTCGGTCGGCGCTACCGAGAACTTCCTGATGGCAGCCTCGCTCGCCAAGGGCACATCGGTGCTGAAGAACGCCGCGCGCGAGCCGGAGATCGTCGATCTCGCGAAATGCCTGCGGGCAATGGGGGCGCAGATCGAGGGTGACGGTACCTCGGAGATCGTGATCGAGGGCGTGGATCGGCTGCACGGCGCCACGCACCCGGTGGTCGCCGACCGGATCGAACTGGGCACCTACATGCTCGCGCCCGCGATCTGCGGCGGCGAGGTGGAATGTCTGGGGGGGCGAATCGATCTGCTGGAGAGCTTCTGCGAGAAGCTCGATGCGGCGGGTATCTCGGTCGAGCAGACCCATACCGGCCTCAAGGTCGCGCGCAAGAACGGCCGCATTCGTGCCGTCGACGTGACGACCGAGCCTTTCCCCGGCTTCCCGACGGATCTTCAGGCGCAGATGATGGCGCTTCTTTGCACCGCCGAGGGCACCAGCGTTCTGGAAGAGAAGATTTTCGAGAATCGCTTCATGCACGCGCCCGAGCTTATGCGGATGGGCGCGAATATAGAGGTCCATGGCGGCCATGCGACGGTCCATGGCGTCGACAAGCTCAAGGGCGCGCCGGTGATGGCGACCGATCTGCGGGCCTCCGTGTCGCTGATCCTCGCGGGGCTGGCCGCCGAGGGCGAGACCGTCGTCAGTCGTGTCTATCACCTCGATCGCGGCTATGAGCGCGTCGAGGAGAAGCTGGCGGGCGTCGGCGCCCATATCGAGCGCGTGAAAGCGAATTGA
- a CDS encoding DUF2948 family protein has translation MTRDAKFEEGGEGAIALRAETKDDLPVIAALVQDAVLPITEIAWEAKSRRLALLINRFRWEDKAQAEAEKRPYERVRSLLVISDVTHVASMGIDRSDRDVVLSILDVAFEEAEDGAGRVTLTLAGDGALAADVECLDVDLRDVERPYRAPSGKVPHHPE, from the coding sequence ATGACCCGTGACGCGAAATTCGAAGAGGGTGGCGAAGGCGCGATCGCGCTGCGCGCCGAGACCAAGGACGACCTGCCCGTGATTGCGGCGCTGGTGCAGGACGCCGTGCTGCCGATCACCGAGATCGCGTGGGAGGCGAAATCCCGTCGTCTCGCGCTGCTGATCAATCGCTTCCGCTGGGAAGACAAGGCGCAGGCCGAGGCCGAGAAGCGGCCCTACGAGCGCGTGCGCTCTCTGCTGGTGATCTCGGACGTCACCCATGTCGCGAGCATGGGCATCGATCGGTCGGATCGCGACGTGGTGCTCTCGATCCTCGACGTCGCCTTCGAGGAGGCGGAAGACGGGGCGGGGCGTGTGACCCTGACGCTGGCGGGCGATGGTGCGCTGGCGGCAGATGTCGAATGTCTCGATGTCGATCTGCGCGACGTGGAGCGGCCTTATCGCGCCCCCTCCGGCAAGGTGCCGCATCATCCCGAGTGA
- the hisD gene encoding histidinol dehydrogenase, translating into MPHFLDTREDGFEARFVELLGMKREDSPDVDAVVAEIIADIRKRGDAALIELTAKFDRLELTPETLAFSPDEIEAEVAKVPAEERAALELAAERIRAYHERQMPHDARWIDASGAELGWRWGPVSAAGLYVPGGLASYPSSVLMNAIPAKVAGVERLVVACPTPGGAVNPLVLLAAQLAGVDTVYRMGGAQAIAALAYGTETVTAVDKITGPGNAFVAAAKRRVFGRVGIDMIAGPSEILVIADGTGDPDWIALDLMSQAEHDESAQAILITTDEAFGEAVVAAVEKRLETLERRAIAGASWRDFGAVIVARDLMEAAELSNRVAPEHLELCVADPDWLAEAITHAGAIFLGAYTPEAIGDYIGGPNHVLPTARSARFSSGLSVMDFIKRTTMAKMTPGALKAIGPSAEILAKSESLEAHGLSVRARLDALNDEGEG; encoded by the coding sequence ATGCCGCATTTTCTGGACACGCGCGAAGATGGGTTTGAAGCCCGGTTTGTCGAACTTCTGGGGATGAAGCGCGAGGACAGTCCCGATGTGGATGCTGTCGTGGCCGAGATCATCGCAGATATCCGCAAGCGGGGCGATGCGGCGCTGATCGAGCTGACCGCGAAATTCGACCGGCTGGAGCTCACGCCCGAGACGCTGGCTTTCTCTCCCGACGAGATCGAGGCCGAGGTCGCGAAAGTGCCTGCCGAGGAGCGCGCGGCGCTGGAACTGGCGGCCGAGCGCATCCGCGCCTATCACGAGCGTCAGATGCCGCATGACGCGCGCTGGATCGATGCGAGCGGGGCGGAGCTTGGCTGGCGCTGGGGACCGGTTTCGGCGGCGGGGCTCTATGTACCCGGCGGATTGGCGAGCTATCCCTCTTCGGTGCTGATGAACGCAATCCCGGCGAAGGTCGCGGGCGTAGAGCGGCTTGTGGTCGCCTGCCCGACGCCGGGCGGGGCGGTGAACCCGTTGGTGCTGCTGGCGGCGCAACTCGCGGGAGTCGATACGGTTTACCGGATGGGCGGCGCGCAGGCGATTGCAGCGCTGGCCTACGGGACCGAGACGGTCACGGCCGTCGACAAGATCACCGGGCCAGGCAACGCTTTCGTCGCGGCGGCAAAGCGCCGCGTGTTCGGGCGCGTGGGCATCGACATGATCGCGGGGCCGTCCGAAATCCTCGTGATCGCGGACGGCACGGGCGATCCGGACTGGATCGCGCTCGACCTGATGAGCCAGGCCGAGCATGACGAGAGCGCGCAGGCGATCCTGATCACCACCGACGAGGCCTTCGGCGAGGCGGTTGTGGCGGCGGTCGAAAAACGGCTCGAGACGCTGGAGCGCCGCGCCATCGCGGGCGCCAGCTGGCGCGATTTCGGGGCGGTGATCGTCGCGCGGGATCTGATGGAGGCAGCCGAGCTGTCGAACCGGGTAGCCCCCGAGCATCTGGAACTTTGCGTCGCCGATCCCGATTGGCTGGCGGAAGCGATCACACACGCGGGTGCCATTTTCCTTGGTGCCTACACACCCGAAGCGATCGGCGACTATATTGGCGGGCCGAACCACGTTCTGCCCACGGCGCGCTCGGCGCGGTTTTCCTCAGGCCTCTCGGTGATGGATTTCATCAAGCGCACGACCATGGCGAAGATGACGCCCGGCGCGCTGAAGGCGATCGGCCCTTCGGCGGAGATTCTGGCGAAATCGGAAAGCCTCGAGGCGCATGGGCTGTCGGTGCGTGCGCGGCTCGATGCGCTCAATGACGAAGGGGAGGGGTGA
- a CDS encoding UPF0262 family protein: MARISHIQLDTSGLPAPSPEIEQERKVAIYDLLEDNSFDIPGRDGQPAPEGPFTLTLAVRDRRLVFDTETESGAKVAEFHLSFGPFRQAVKDYFQICESYFEAVKKLPPSQIEAIDMARRGIHNEGARILQERLEGKAEIDIDTARRLFTLVAVLAPR; the protein is encoded by the coding sequence ATGGCCCGGATTTCGCATATCCAGCTGGACACGAGCGGCCTTCCCGCGCCCTCGCCCGAGATCGAGCAGGAGCGCAAGGTCGCGATCTACGACCTGCTCGAGGATAACAGCTTCGACATCCCGGGTCGTGACGGCCAACCCGCGCCGGAAGGGCCGTTCACGTTGACGCTGGCAGTGCGCGACCGGCGGCTGGTCTTCGACACCGAAACCGAGAGCGGCGCGAAAGTGGCGGAGTTCCATCTGTCCTTCGGCCCGTTCCGGCAGGCGGTGAAGGACTATTTCCAGATCTGCGAGAGCTATTTCGAGGCGGTCAAGAAACTGCCGCCCAGCCAGATCGAAGCTATCGACATGGCGCGGCGCGGCATACACAACGAAGGCGCGCGCATCCTGCAGGAACGCCTTGAAGGCAAAGCCGAGATCGACATCGACACGGCGCGGCGCCTCTTCACCCTCGTTGCCGTTCTCGCCCCGAGGTAA
- a CDS encoding low molecular weight phosphatase family protein: MGEIPNSVLFACDHNSTRSPMAEGMMKKFYGTECYVQSVGVKADLEIDGFTIAVMAEIGVNLERHRARSFTELQEWGDDLSAFDLVIALSPASQRQALELTRFFHLDVEYWPILDPTGIGETREAKLAAYRDTRDQIRRHLIDRFGPPQE; this comes from the coding sequence ATGGGCGAGATCCCCAACTCCGTTCTTTTTGCGTGCGATCATAACTCCACGCGCTCCCCGATGGCCGAGGGGATGATGAAGAAATTTTACGGCACCGAATGTTACGTGCAGTCAGTGGGCGTGAAGGCCGATCTGGAGATCGACGGGTTCACCATCGCGGTGATGGCGGAGATCGGCGTCAATCTGGAGCGACACCGCGCGCGCTCTTTCACCGAGTTGCAGGAATGGGGCGACGATCTGTCGGCCTTCGATCTGGTGATCGCACTTTCGCCCGCCTCGCAGCGTCAGGCGTTGGAACTGACGCGGTTTTTCCATCTCGACGTGGAATATTGGCCGATTCTCGACCCGACCGGGATTGGTGAGACGCGCGAGGCCAAACTCGCCGCCTATCGCGATACCCGCGACCAGATCCGTCGTCATCTCATCGACCGTTTCGGCCCCCCTCAGGAGTAA
- a CDS encoding ketosteroid isomerase-related protein, whose amino-acid sequence MPRARALDTITRYYDAFNEGDTKAMERLLGEPFAHHVNEGKIRHGIEAFREFNAHMSRCYREQLTDMVIMANDAGTRGAAEFIVNGVYLETDDGLPEAHGQSYVLPAGAFFTLDEGKITRVVTYYNLADWIAQVS is encoded by the coding sequence ATGCCTCGCGCCCGCGCTCTCGACACGATCACGCGTTACTACGATGCCTTCAACGAAGGCGATACCAAGGCGATGGAGCGGCTGCTGGGCGAGCCCTTTGCGCATCATGTGAACGAGGGGAAAATCCGCCACGGGATCGAGGCGTTCCGCGAATTCAACGCGCATATGAGCCGCTGCTATCGCGAGCAACTGACCGACATGGTGATCATGGCGAACGATGCCGGCACCCGCGGTGCGGCAGAGTTCATCGTGAACGGCGTCTATCTGGAGACCGATGACGGGCTGCCCGAGGCGCATGGGCAAAGCTATGTCCTGCCGGCGGGAGCGTTCTTCACGCTCGACGAGGGCAAGATCACGCGCGTGGTCACCTATTACAACCTCGCCGACTGGATCGCGCAGGTCTCGTGA
- a CDS encoding GNAT family N-acetyltransferase translates to MEVRRLTGEALDEAFDAALDDVARLRIAVFRDWPYIYDGSLEYERRYIQSYRESDAAVVVGAFDGTTLVGAATGTPLEDHADDFAAPFAGTGLQLEDVFYCAESVLLPDYRGQGLGHAFFDHREAHARQLGRCHSVFCSVIRPDDHPLKPADYRPLDGFWRKRGYAPMEGVIARFKWTDLGEDQQTEKALQFWGRPL, encoded by the coding sequence ATGGAGGTGCGGCGGTTGACCGGTGAGGCGCTGGATGAGGCGTTTGATGCGGCGCTTGACGACGTGGCGCGGCTGCGGATCGCGGTCTTCCGGGACTGGCCCTACATCTATGACGGCTCGCTGGAGTATGAGCGGCGTTATATCCAGAGCTACCGCGAGAGCGATGCGGCGGTGGTCGTCGGCGCGTTCGACGGGACGACATTGGTTGGAGCGGCCACGGGCACGCCGCTGGAAGATCACGCCGATGATTTCGCGGCACCTTTCGCAGGCACCGGGTTGCAGCTGGAAGACGTGTTCTACTGCGCCGAGTCGGTGCTGCTGCCCGACTATCGCGGGCAGGGGCTCGGTCACGCCTTCTTCGACCACCGCGAGGCCCATGCGCGCCAGCTGGGGCGCTGTCATTCGGTCTTCTGCTCGGTGATCCGGCCCGACGATCATCCCTTGAAGCCCGCCGATTACCGCCCGCTCGACGGGTTTTGGCGTAAGCGGGGCTATGCGCCGATGGAGGGCGTAATCGCGCGGTTCAAATGGACCGATCTAGGTGAGGATCAGCAGACGGAGAAGGCACTGCAATTCTGGGGACGCCCGCTGTGA
- a CDS encoding carbon-nitrogen hydrolase family protein: MTIAAAAYPLDWFDDWAGYAAKVTTWVAEAAGQGALLLVFPEYGAMELASLGGAEVAADLEAALAHVAGLRADMETLFANLAAKHGVHILAPSGPVIEGPKRVNRASLFGPGGLIGHQDKAIMTRFEREIWHVDAGEGLALFDTALGKIGVTICYDSEFPLLARALAEAGAEIILVPSCTDTVAGYNRVRIGAMARALENQCVTVQAPTVGDALWCPAVDENRGTAAIFAPPDGLWPENGIVAEGAPDSPGWTFATVDLDRVAQSRTAGAVLPYKHWSEQSEAAQIIRIASENPAQP, translated from the coding sequence GTGACGATAGCCGCGGCGGCCTATCCGCTCGACTGGTTCGACGATTGGGCGGGCTACGCGGCGAAGGTTACGACTTGGGTGGCCGAGGCTGCCGGGCAGGGCGCGCTGCTCCTGGTTTTTCCCGAATACGGCGCGATGGAGTTGGCGAGCCTCGGCGGTGCAGAGGTCGCGGCTGACCTGGAAGCCGCGCTGGCGCATGTCGCCGGATTACGCGCGGATATGGAGACGCTGTTCGCAAATCTCGCGGCAAAACATGGCGTGCATATCCTCGCCCCCTCCGGCCCCGTCATCGAAGGGCCTAAGCGCGTGAACCGGGCGAGCCTGTTCGGTCCCGGCGGGCTGATCGGGCATCAGGATAAGGCGATCATGACGCGGTTCGAGCGCGAGATCTGGCATGTCGATGCGGGCGAGGGGCTGGCGCTTTTCGACACCGCGCTCGGCAAGATCGGGGTCACCATCTGCTACGACAGCGAATTCCCCCTGCTGGCGCGCGCTCTGGCCGAGGCGGGGGCAGAGATCATCCTCGTGCCCTCCTGCACCGACACCGTCGCGGGCTATAACCGGGTGCGGATAGGTGCGATGGCGCGGGCGCTGGAAAACCAATGCGTGACCGTTCAGGCGCCGACCGTGGGCGATGCGCTTTGGTGCCCGGCGGTGGACGAGAACCGGGGCACGGCTGCGATCTTCGCGCCGCCCGATGGGCTTTGGCCCGAAAACGGGATCGTGGCCGAAGGGGCCCCCGACTCACCCGGATGGACCTTCGCGACGGTGGACTTGGATCGCGTCGCGCAAAGCCGGACTGCAGGAGCTGTTTTGCCCTACAAACATTGGTCCGAGCAGTCTGAGGCGGCCCAAATAATCCGGATCGCCTCGGAAAACCCCGCCCAGCCTTGA
- the infA gene encoding translation initiation factor IF-1 gives MAKEEMLEFPGVVKELLPNATFRVELENGHEIIAHMAGKMRKNRIRVLAGDKVQVEMNTYDLTKGRINYRFK, from the coding sequence ATGGCCAAGGAAGAAATGCTCGAATTTCCCGGTGTCGTGAAGGAACTCCTGCCTAACGCGACATTTCGGGTCGAGCTGGAGAACGGCCATGAGATCATCGCGCATATGGCAGGCAAGATGCGTAAGAACCGCATCCGCGTTCTGGCAGGCGACAAGGTTCAGGTGGAAATGAACACCTACGACCTCACGAAGGGTCGTATCAACTACCGCTTCAAGTGA